From the genome of Corallococcus macrosporus DSM 14697:
CTGGCGGCGGTGTTGTCGCTGCCCTCGCGGGCGCGGTGGGGCGAGGCGCTTGCTCCCGCGCAGGGCGCGCGGTTGTTGATGGCGCTGTGGGCTGGGGCGGGCCGCGAGCGCTTGCTGGCGCCGCTGGCGAAGGCGGTGCGCGCGTGGAGCGGCGGTGGCCAGCAGGGGGTGTTCATCGGCGTGGTGTGGGAGCGCTTCCAGGCGCATCCGGACGAGCGCGCGGACCTGTTGGTTGCTTTCGCGCCGTGGCGGACGGCGCTCTGGGAGCGACAGCAGGCGGCGGAGCCTGACGCGGTGGTGAGCTTCCAGACATGGTGGCCGGTGGACGCCCCGGAGCAACTGCCGTCGCACGTGGATGCCCTGGTCCGCGAGGCCCCGCTGGAGGACCTGTCCCGCCGCCTTCCTCCTGTGTGGTCGGCGGCGGAGGCCCGGGTGGACGCATGGCCGCGTTGCACCTCGCTCGCGGTGTCGTCCGCGGCGGCGGTGCTGTCGGGCGGGGTGCGGCGGGGCGTGGACGCGCTGGACGCGGACGCGGAGCACTTCCTGTCCTGGTTCCCTGGCTTCCGGGAGCGTGTCCTCGCCGCGTCTCCCACGTCGAGCGAGCAGGGCGACTCACGCGACTTCCTGGGGGACATCGAGGTGGATGTCCGGCTGATGCGTGAGCAACTCGAACGGAAGCGGCAGCGGGAGGACCAGGCGCGTGAGGATGCGCTGCGGCGCATGGTGGAGGCGTCTCGCCAGCGCGACCTGGAGCGCCAGCGGGAGTTGATGGCGCGGCAGGTGGAGGCCGCGCCGCCCAGGCTCGACGTGGAGCTCACTCCGCCCCGCGCGCCGTTGGTGTTGCTGAACCCCGGTGGGCCATTGGAGCCGCTCGACATGGAGGTGTGCTTCCCGGAGGGCCGGCTGCGCACGCTGCTGGACTACACGCGGCTGTTGAAGTCCTTGAGCGTGAACAACGACGCGATGGCGGTGTTCGAGGCGCATGGCCTGTCGGTGGCCACCTGGACATCCGAGGCCACGGCGTGGGGGGCGCTGCTGACGCGGCGCATGGAGCTGGCCTTGCGCTTTGGGGCGTTGTTCCAGGGGCCCTGGGCCTGAGCTCACGCCTGGGGGCGACCCTCCGGCCGCATGGCGTTCACGCGAAAGCACCTCGAACTGACCATCTATGCGCCTGCACTCATGGGGCATGACGGCCACCCATTCGCGGTCGTCAGGGGCATGGAACGAGCGCTTCCTGGCTTGCGCCTGGAATGGGAGGTGAGCAAAGGAGGGCGCCCTATCGAGTTACCGCACCGTGAGGCTCGGCTCGGCTCGGCTCGGCTCGCCGATGCCGCGGCACGTGGCACGTGGCACGCTCCCATTGCTTTGCAGCGGCGACGGGTGCTGTCCCGTGACCATCTCTGGGAGGCGGTGCTCCGCGAGCGCGAGTCCTCTCGGCCAGCCACAACTCCAAGTCCATGCGAAGTTGCCATTGGACGGGGCCGTCGTCACGGCAGCGGCGGATGTGCTTGCAGTTATCAGACGGCGAGCGCGCTGGCGACGGTCCTCCACCGCTGGCTGGGGGAGGGCGATGCCTACGGCCCGGAGGAGGCGGCGGCGGAGCTGCACGACATGGCGAAGCGGGCCCACGAGGTGATGCTCGAGCTGTGCATGCCGCGCCCACGGGAGCGCCGGGCGGCGCGGGACTCGGTCAGCACGAATGGACCATGCGGTGCGAGGCCGTGACGGCGGCGCGGGACTCGGCACGGACGGTGGCCGCGTACATGGATGCGTCTGGCGGCGCGGACTGATGCCGCGTGCGGCAGGGGGGGCGCCGCCCGTGGAGCCGGCGCCGCCTGGAACTGGTGGCGACACCTGAGTGCGGCGGGGCTCAGCGTCAGTCGCGTCCCTGTTGCCGTTACGGCTCGTCGGCCATGTCTTCGAGCTGGTCTTCAGCGATCTCTCGGTAGAGCGGAACCACTTCAATGGCGAGGATATCCCGCATTTCTTGGCGGGCGCTGTCGAAGTCCCCTGCCTGTCGATGCCGCTTCGCTCGATGGAGCGCGTCAACGATGCGGTTGGATCCTTCCTTGATGCGGCGTGCGCACTCCAAGAGCAGAGCTTCCGCGCCAGCGCGAGATCCAAGGGACGAGGCCGCATCGGCATCGCTGATGCCCACCTCGGGAGCAGTGCGTGTCAACAGGGCTTTCACTTCGTCGGTAAGGGCTAGCGGCTCCCCGTTCCGTACTTGCCGTGCCAGCGCGCGGACTGGTTCCCATTCGAGTTCTTTGGCCATGAGCTGTTACTTATTGCCTTTGCGCGGACGGCACTTGTTGACGGGCCATTCCTCCTGCCCCTCGCAATAGCGAAAGCAGTCGTAACAAGAGCCCATCCAGTCAGCTTCTTTGCACTCCGCGTAGGTCGAAATGCAGCGGCGCTTCCATTCGGGGAGTTCCGCGTTGTGTGCGTTCTCCTCTTCGGCCGCTGCCTCCACCGCCATCTTGATGCCGGCCATGTGCGAGGCGACTTCGGCTGCCGTGAGGCCGCACGCGTCAGGCATGCCGGGGTTGCGCTGGATGCAGCACGAGACGGTGTCAGTGCAGGAGGCCAAGGCATAGGCACCGCGGCGGCTGGCCGTGGTGGTCGCGCTGCTGGAGCACCCCAGCGACAGGGCGGCCAAGAGGCACAACAGACTCGGTGCGGTGTTCTGGTTTCGCATGATGTGCGGACGAATCGTGGCCTGACATCGTGCGTCTATCACCCTGGCTGGGGAGTCGGTAGGGGCAGACTGGCCCTTCGATTTCTACGTAGCTCCTGTTTGGCAGGCCGCCCGCAGTGCGTCAGCCCCGGGATTTGCCGCTCCTGCTTGACGGCTGGAGCCCAAGCGAGCGGGGCTGTTGACCAGCATCGGGGGTGCCGCGCGCCAATGCGGCCAGGGCCTTACGCGTTTCCAGGGATTGCGCCCTCGGAACGTGGTTGAGGCAGATGCGGATGCGGAAGCAGCCCATCCGCGAGGTGGGGCGGCTGTCGCCCGCGATGCCCGGCGTTGAATCGTTTCAGGGCGCGCCGAGCGTCCAAGGGGGTTCACCACCGCATTCGCCAGGGACCCAGGCCTGTCCACCGCTGGACGTCGTCCCACCTCGGGCGGGGACAGGCGGACAGACGGGGCTCGCCACTGGCGCTGTCGCTGCCCACCTTCCGCTGCGGGCAACGGGACGGCGAGGAGGTCGATGGTGAGCAACGCGCACGGGGAGTTGTCCCTGGCCCGGCCGGCCGGCGTCGCTGAAGCAGCGGCGCCGAAGCGGACCCTGAAGCGGTGGATGGGGGTAGGGCTTCGTCCCGTCTTCGCGCTGGCCGGCGTGGGCACGCTGGCGTTGCTGGTCCACAAGGCGGGGCCTCGCGAGCTGGGCGTCGTGCTGGCCGGCGCGGCGCCCTGGCTGCCGTGGGTGGTGCTGCTGGAGCTGGGCCGGCAGTGCATGGACGGACTGGCCACGCGCCGCGCCTACGGCCCCTGTGCGGAGCGCGTACCCTGGCGCGTCCTGGCCCGCGCGCAGCTCATCGGCACCGCGGTGTCCAGCCTGGCCCCGGCGGGCCGCGCCGCGGCGGAGGCCACCAAGGCGGCCCTGCTGAGCCCCTACATGGGAGGAGGAACAGCCACCGCCGCGGCGGCGACCTCCCAGGCCGCGTCACTGGCGGCGGGCGGCTTCATCTCGTTCCCCTGCGCGCTGGCGTCCTACCTGCTCACGGGCATGTCCCTCTTCACCGGCCTCATGCTGGCGCATGGCGTGCTGCTGGTGCTGCTGTCGGTGGGCGTGCGCGCGTGCATGCGCGCGAAGCGGCCCGGCGCGTGGCTGGTGTGCCGCTTCAGCCGCTGGGCGCTCCACGCGGAGCAGTTCCAGGCCTCGGCGCGGTGTGGCGCGCTGCTGCCCTGGTCGCCCATGCTCGCGTTCCTGTGCAGCCGGGTGCTCCAGGTGGCGCAGTACGGCGTGCTGACGTACGCGGTGGGCATCGACACCTCGGTGGTGCAGGCGCTGTTCGCCCAGGGGCTCTACCTGTGCGCGCTGGCGGTGGGCTCGCTGGTGCCGGGGCAGGTGGGCGTCAGTGACGGCGCCTTCGCGTTGGCGGCGGGCGTGCTGGACACCACGGCCGCGCGCGCCATGTCGGTGGCGCTGCTCGGTCACCTGGTGCAGCTGCTCTTCGTGGTGATTGGCGCGCTCATCCCGCTGGTGTGGCGGCTCCGGGCGCCGCTGCCCGCCGCACCCGCACCGGCGTGCCGCTGAAGGCGGCGTTGCCGCAGAGCGCGTCCACGGCCTGCTCGTCCGTGAGGTCGTTGTGACTGGCGCCCGCGTGCGCGGCGGCCACGGCGAGCCGGGTGCCCTGGCGCCCGTGCCCGTAGCCATGGGGCAGGCTCACCACGCCAGGCATCACCTCGTCCGTGACGTGGACGGGCACCGTCACCGTGCCCACGCGCGAGGTGACGGTGGCCTCCATTCCGTCCGCCAGCTCCCGCCGGGCCGCGTCCTGGGGGTGCATCATCAACGTGCAGCGCGGCTTGCCCTTCAGCAGGCCCTGCACGTTGTGCATCCAGGAGTTGTTGTCGCGCAGGTGCCGCCGGCCGATGAGCAGCAGCTCTCCGCTGCCCGGCGCGGAGGCCGCGCCCCGGGCGAAGGCTTCCCGCAGGCGCCGCACGTCCGCCACCAGTGGCTCCGGCGCCAGGTGGATGCGTTGGTCCTTCGTCTGGAGCCGCTGGGGCAGGCAGGGCTGGAGCGCTCCCAGGTCGAGGCCGTGGGGCGCCTGTCGCAGCTTCGCCAGGCTGAGGCCGTGCTTCGCCGGGTGGAAGCGGGCGCCGTAGGGCCCCAGGCGCAAGCCCAGGTCCAGCACGCGCTCCGGGCCCAGCCGGGACAGGGCCTGGTACTTGAGCGTGGCGCGCACGGAGGGGCGGCCCTTGCGCAGCGTGAGCAGCCGGTGCTGGAGGCCGAGCAGAATCTGCCAGTCCTGGCGGCTCCCGGGCCCCGGCTCGAAGAGGGCGGGCGAGTACTTCGCGGTGTTGCGCACGGCCAGCGCGTGGAAGGCGACGTCGTAGTGGCCGCGCTCCAGCGGTGACACCGGCGGGAGGATGAGGTGCGCGTGGCGCGTCGTCTCGTTGAGGTACGGGTCGATGCTCACCATGAAGTCCAGGCCCGCGAGCGCCCGCTCCAGCCGCGCGCCATTGGGCGTGGACAGCACGGGGTTGCCCGCCACGGTGACGAGCGCGCGGACGCGGCCCGGGCCCGGGGTGTCCAGCTCCTCGGCCATCGCGGCCGAGGGCAGCTCGCCCGCGAACTCCGGGAGCCCTCGCACGCGGCTCTTCCAGCGGCCGAAGCTGCCGCGGCCCACGGCCAGGGCCCGGGGGCCTCCGACGATGTCGAACGCGGGCAGGGTGAACATGGCGCCGCCGCGCCGGTCCAGGTTGCCACTCACCACGTTGAGCACGGTGATGAGCCACTGGCACAGCGCGCCGAAGGACTGGGTGGACAGGCCCATGCGGCCGTAGCACACGGCGGCGCGCGCGGAGAGGAAGTCCCGGGCGATGCGGCGCAGGGTGGGCGCGGGCACGCCCGTGTGCGGCGCGACCTGCTCCGGGGAGAAGTCCCGGGCCAGCGCGCACACCGTCTCCAGCCCCTGCGTGAAGGCATCCAGCGGCCCCAGGCGCGGCGCGTGCTCCACCAGTGCCACGTGCAGCATCGCGAGCAGCGCGAGCGCGTCGGTGCCGGGGCGGATGAAGACGTGCGCGTCGGCGATGGCGGCCGTCTCCGTGCGGCGCGGGTCCATCACCACGACGCGCCCGCCGCGCTGCTGGATGGCGCGCAGGCGGGCGCGGATGTCGGGCGCCGTCATCAGGCTGCCGTTGGACGCCAGGGGGTTGGCGCCCAGCACGAGCAGGTAGCCGGTGTGGTCGAGGTCGGGAATGGGCACCAGCAACTGGTGGCCGAACATCAGGTAGGCGGCGAACTGGTGGGGGAGCTGGTCCACGGACGTCGCGGAGAAGCGGTTGCGCGAGCGCAGCGTGCGCAGCAGCTCCGGGCCGAACAGCATGTTGCCCAGGTTGTGGACGTTGGGGTTGCCCAGGTACGAGCCCACCGCGTCACGCCCATGCTCCCGCTGGATGGCGTGCAGGCGGCGCGCGCTCTCATCCAACGCGTCGTCCCAGGAGACGGGCTCCCAGCCGGTGGCGGTGCGCCGCAGGGGGCCGCGCAGCCGGTCCGGGTCCTGGTGCAGGTCCTCCAGCGCCAGCGCCTTGGGGCAGACGTGGCCCCGGCTGAAGGGGTCCTCCGCGTCACCTCGGATGGCGGTGATGCGTCCGGCGTCCAGCTCGATGCGCAGGCCGCACATGGCCTCGCACAGGTTGCAGGTGCGGAAATGGACCTGGGGGCCAGGGGCGGCGCTCATGCGTGGAACTGTAGCGCCCGGCGCGATTCCTTCCGGCCGGCGCCAGCGGTTGCGCCCGCATCCGTCTGGGTTCAGACGAAGGGCTTCCTGGCGGACTGCACGATTTCAGCGGCACACGCGCGAGGGGCCCGTGAAAGGATGGCGCCCCTGGAGGGCAGCACATGCACCGCGTGTATCCGTTCGTCGTCTCCCTGGGGCTTTCGCTCGCGCCGCTGGCCGCCGGTGCCGCGGCGCCGGCCACGCCCGCTCCCGAGGCGAAGGCGCCATCCATCCAGTTCAAGCAGGTGAACGCCCGCGTGGGGGACCAGGAGGCGCTGGACAGCGCGGTGGACATGCGGCTGGCGTTGGATTTGCGCGCCTCGGACATGGACACGCCGATGTCGGTGTCGATGTCCGTGACGTCGTCCAGCCAGCACACCGTGACGGTGCTCGCCGCGAAGGGGAACGTCGTCTCCAAGGTGAAGATGGCCTTCGGCGACGTGGGCGAGGTGGCCGAGGAGAAGGGCGACGTCCAGCGCAAGGCGAGCCCCATCAGCGGGAAGACGTACCTGGCGGAGCTGAAGAAGGAGCGCCTGGTCATCACGGACGCGAAGGGCCAGCCGGTGTCCAGGGAGGAGGAGGGCGAGGTGAAGAAGCACCTGCCGGAGCTCGGCAGGCCGGACCGCCTGGAGGCCGCCTTCCCGAAGACGCCGCTGGCGGTGGGGGCCAGCCTGGAGGGCTTCTCCGACGCGCTCGCGAAGCTGATGGTGGACGAGGCGGGGGATGACACCCGCGTCACCCAGACACGCGCGACGTTGGCCGAGGTGCGTCAGGAGCCGCGCGGCGCGGTGGGCGTCTTCGATGTGTCGATGACGGTGTTGCGTCAGGAGGTGAATGCGCCGTTCCTGATGACCATTCCCCTGCAAGGGAAGATGTCCGTCCTGGCGGAGGGCATCCAGCTCTTGGAGCTCACCCTGTCCGGGCCGGTGAAGGTGGAGCTGACCGATGACGCCGTCGAGGCGGGCTTCGAGGCGCGGGGCGAGGGCGCGATGCGGCTGCGACTCACCGGGAAGAAGGCTGACACCGCGCGTTAGCCGGATGGCCTGACAGGCCGTCCGCTGGGCGCGAAGGCTCGGCGGCGTGACAGAGGGCTGACAGAGTTTTGGGAGGCTGCGCGGTTAGAGGGTTCTGAATGTACCTGCACGCGCTCGGCCACTTCCATCCTCCCAACCTTCTGACCAACGCCTTCTTCGAGGAGCTGGGGCTGGAGACCAGCGACGCGTGGATTATGGAGCGCGTGGGCATCCGCGCGCGGCACACGGTGTTGCCGCTGGACTACCTGCGGGAGACGCGCAACCGCGACGTGCGCGCGGCGCAGGAGGCGGCGCTCTTCAGCAACGCGGAGACGGGGCGCCGGGCGGCGGTGATGGCGCTGGAACGCGCGGGGTTGAAGCCGTCCGACATCGGGCTCGTGGTGGCGGGCGGGTGCAGCCCGGACGAGTGCATTCCCGCCGAGTCCAACCGGGTGGCGCAGCTCCTGGGCATCAACGCGCCAGCGGTGGACCTGCAGAGCGCCTGCTCGTCCTTCTGCATGCAGCTCCACTTCCTGGCGGGCATGCGGCCGGAGCGGCTGCCGGACTACGTGCTGGTGGTCAACATGGACAACTCCACGCGCGTGGTGGACTACACGGACCGCTCCAGCGCGGTGTTGTGGGGTGACGGCGCGTCCGCGGCCATCCTGTCACCGCGCGTGCCGGGGCGCTGGCACGTCACGGAGACGCTGCTGGCCGGAGACCCGTCGGGCGCGGACAAGGTGCGGGTGCCGCGCGTGGGGCACTTCACCCAGCAGGGCGGCGAGGTGCAGAAGTTCGCCATCCGCCGCGCGGGTGAGACGTTCCAGGCCCTGCGCGCGCGCTTCATGGAGCGCCACCCGGAGCAGGGCGCGGGGGCCGTGGCCCTCATCGGGCATCAGGCGAACCTGCGCATGTTGGAGTCCGTGCAGCGGCGGTGCGAGGTGCCGGAGGCGCGGCACTTCTTCAACGTGAACAGGCGGGGCAACACGGGCGCGGCGGGCGCGCCGAGCGTCCTGAGCGAGCACTGGGATGACCCCACCGTGGGAGACGCGGTGGTGCTGAGCGTCGTGGGCAGCGGGCTGACGTGGGCAGGCGCCCTGCTGGAGCGCACCCCGGCGACGTGAGTCGTCCGTCCGACGTTGCTCCACCAGGGCCTGGTCGCCGTCCACTGCCGTACAGCGTGGCCCTCTGGGGCGTTGGCGGTGCCGGTGGGCGTGTGCAGCGTATGTCCTGTCGGGTTCAGTGGGGACAGGGGTCGGGGGTCGGGCGCATGCGTACTCAGGCGTGGGGTGGGAGTCTGCGGTGTCTCGTGGTGGGCATGCTGCTCGTCGCGGGCGCCGCGCAGGCGGGGCAGAAGCAGGTCGGCGGCGTGCTCATGCCGGTGTCGATGAACCTCAAGGGCCGCACCGTCGAGCTCGCCCACATGGAGCTGCACAAGCAGCTCTTCTTCAAGGTCTACGTCTGGAGCCTCTACATGGAGGACCGGCCGCGCTCCACGCATGAGGCCATCACCTCCAACTCCGTGAAGCGGCTCCACTTCCGCTTCCTGCGCGACATCTCCCGCGACCAGCTCGTGGGCAGCTTCCGCGATGGCCTCGAGCACAACCCCGACCTGCGGCAGGGCCCGCTGGCGAACCAACTGCGCATCATGCTCGCGTCGCTCAAGGACGTGGAGAAGGGCGAGGACCTCGTCATCACCTACACGCCGGGCGTCGGGCTCGAGGTCGGCGGCGAGGCCTCCGGTGGCGTCTTCATCCCCGGCAAGCACTTCGCGGACGCGCTCTTCGCCGTCTGGCTCGACTCTCACCCTATTTTTCCGCGCTGACTGACGCGCCCGGCTGGCTGTCAGCCGGACAGTCGTTGCAGCTCAAAATAAGTGCGAGGTTCTTCCTGACCCGGAGCGCCGCCAACGGTAGGCTGGCGCTTCATTCACCAGTGTCAGGAGGACACGTACATATGCGGAATCGGTTGGTTCTTGCTGCGCTCGTCGCGCTCTCCACCACGGGTTGTGTTTCGCAGGGGAAGTACGACGCCAAGGCGCTCGAGGCGGAGAACTTCGCCAAGGGCCTCACTGACGAGAAGGGCGCTCGCGAGGCCGCCGAAGCGAAGGTGAAGGAGCTGGAAGGGAAGATCGCCGCCCTGGAGCAGGAGAAGGAGGCGCTGAACACGCGCCTGGCCACGGCGGAGTCCCGCCTCACCGCGAACGCCGCGGAGCGCCGCGCGCTGGAGGAGAAGAACGCGCAGCTCGCCGCCCTCAACGAGGAGCTGGCCCGCAACACGAAGAAGCTGGCGCAGGCGAAGGAGGAGCTGGAGAAGCGCAGCTCCGAGTACGAGAACCTGGCCCAGAGCCTCAAGCAGGAGATTTCGGACGGGAAGATCGAGCTGTCCGAGCTCAAGGGCAAGATGACGGTCCAGCTCAAGGACAAGATCCTCTTCGCCTCCGGCTCCGCCCGCGTGGGCAAGGAAGGCGACGAGGCGCTGAAGAAGATCGCCGACGCGCTCAAGACGGTGCAGGGGAAGATCATCCGCGTGGAGGGCCACACGGACGACGTCCCCACCGGCGGCGGCCAGTTCGCCAGCAACTGGGAGCTGAGCCTGGCGCGCGCCATGGCGGTGGTCCGCTCACTTCAGGACGCTGGCGTGGACCCCACGTTCCTCTCGGCCGCGGGCTACGGGCAGTACCAGCCTATCGCCGCCAATGACTCGGCGGAGAATCGAAGCCTGAACCGTCGCATCGAAATCGTGCTCGCGCCGAAGTAGGCGCCGCACTAGGAGGGGCGCGGGAGTCCCGCGCCCCTCATGAAAATCCTCGTCGCAGTCCTCAGTCTTCTCGTCGCCACCGGCGCCGCCGCCCAGCAGGACGCGGGCGCCCCAGAAGCCGCCGACGCGGGCGCGCCCCAGGGCGTGCTGACGAAGCCTCCCGCGCTGATGCGCCAGGTCGAGGCCGTCTACCCACCCGAAGCCGCCGCCCAGCAGCTCGAGGGCACGGTGGTGATGTGGGTGGACATCTCGGAGACGGGCGCCGTCTCCAACGTCGAGGTGTCCCGGCCCGCGGGCCACGGCTTCGACGAGGCCGCGGTGGAGGCGGTCCGCCAGTTCCAGTTCGAGCCCGCCGAGGTGGACGGCGTCCCCGCGCCGGTGCGCATCGAATACGCGTACCAGTTCGTCTTCCGTCCGCCTCCGCTGCCGGAGGGCGAGGCCGCCGCCGTGGAGCCCGAGGCCCCGGTGAACTTCAGCGGCCGGGCCCTGGAGCGCGGCACGCGGGACGCGCTCATCGGCGCGGAGGTGGTGCTGCCCGCGCTGGAGCGCTCCGCCGTCACGGACGAGGAGGGCCGCTTCTCCTTCCGCGGCATCCCCCTGGGCACGCACGAGGTGCTGGTGGTGCAGAGCGGCTACGAGCGCTTCCGCACCCAGGAGACCTTCACGGAGGGCCAGGAGACGCGCGCCACGTACTACGTGCGCAAGCGCATCTTCGGCGCCTTCGAGACGGTGGTGCGCAGCGAGCGCGAGCGCAAGGAGGTGACGCAGACCACGCTCCAGCTCGCAGAGGTGCAGCGCGTCCCCGGCACCCAGGGCGACACGCTGAAGGTGGTCCAGAACCTGCCCGGCGTGGCGCGCCCCGCCTTCAACGGCGGCCAGCTCGTCATCCGCGGCACGGGCCCGCAGGAGTCCGGCGTCTTCCTGGACGGCCAGCGCATTCCGCTGCTCTACCACTTCGGCGGCCTCACCTCCGTCTACAACTCCGAGCTGCTGGACGCGGTGGACTACCTGCCCGGCAACTTCTCCGCGTACTACGGCGACATCACCGGCGGCGTCATCAACGTGCGCAGTCGCGAGCCGCGCACCGACCGGCTCCACGCCACCGTGGGCGTCAGCCTCATCGAATCCAACGCGGTGCTGGAGGGCCCCATCACCGACACGCTGAGCTTCGCGGTGGCGGGCCGGCGCTCCTACATCGACCTGGTGCTGGGCCTGGTGCCCCTGGGCGATGACGGCCCCAGCCTCCAGGTGGCGCCGCGCTACTACGACGCGCAGCTCAAGCTGGTGTGGAAGCCGAGGTCGCGCCACACCTTCACGCTGCAGGGCCTCACCTCGCGCGACCGGCTGGGGCTCGTCTTCGACCGGCCCGCGGACGACGACCCCACCGTCACCGGCGACCTGAACGTCACCACCGGCTTCAACCAGCTCCGCCTGCGGCACCAGTACCGCGCGGACGCGCTCACCCTGGACACCCACGGCCTGGTGGGCAACACGCTGGTCCAGTTCGGCATCGGCGACCGGGGCCTGCGCATCGCCTCCACGGACCTGAACCTGCGCTCCACGCTGGAGTACGCCTTCGGCGAGCAGCTCACCCTGGCGGGCGGCATCGACGTGGTGAGCAACTTCGCCCGCGTCACCGCGCGCATCCAGGGCCTCTCCCGCGAGGGCGAGCCGCCCACGCCCACTGTCACCGACGAGGTGCTCACCGCGGACGGCGATTTCCTCCAGTACTTCCCCTCCACCTGGGTGGAGGCGCGCTGGCGGCCCGTGCCGAACCTGCTGCTGGTGCCGGGCCTGCGCGCGGAGAGCTACATCTTCACCGACCAGTCCCAGGCCCGCCGCACCTTCAACCCGCGCCTGGCGGTCCGCTACGGGCTGACGGACACGTTGACGCTCAAGGGCGGCGCGGGCGTCTACCACGGGCCTCCGGTGCAGGATGAGCCCAGCGTGGCCTTCGGCAACCCGGACCTGCGCGCGAAGCGCTCGCTCCAGTACAGCGTGGGCGCGGAGTGGCAGGCGCGGCCGGAGTGGTTCGTGGGCGGCGAGGTCTTCTACAACGACTTGAACGGGCTCATCGTCCGCTCCAACGCCACGGTGGTGCGCGGCGGCCAGCAGGTGCCCGAGCGCCTGAACAACGCCGGCGTGGGCCGCATCTACGGCCTGGAGGTGCTGGTGCGCCGCGCGCTGACGGACCGGCTCTTCGGCTGGGTCTCCTACACGCTCAGCCGCAGCGAGCGCCGGGACGCGCCGGGCGCGGGCTGGCGCCTCTTCGACAATGACCAGACGCACGTGCTGACGGCGATTGCCTCCTACAAGCTGCCCGCGGGCTGGGAGCTTGGCGCGCGCCTTCGCTTCGCCTCCGGCAACCCCACCACGCCGGTGGTGGGCTCGGTGCGGGATGACGGCTCGGATGTCTTCATCCCGCTCTACGCGGCGGTGAACTCGAGCCGGCTGCCGTCCTTCAACCAGTTGGACATCCGCGTGGACAAGAACTTCGCCTTCGAGAAGTGGGCGCTGAACGTCTACCTGGACCTCACGAACGCCTACAACAACCCGGCGGTGGAGGGCATCGCCTACAACTACAACTACACCCAGAGCGCCTTCTTCGAGGGACTGCCCATCCTTCCCATCATCGGCGCCCGGGGGAGCTTCTGAGCATGCGTCCCATCCTCCCCTCGCTCGTGGCGCTGCTGCTCGCCGGCTGCGGCCCTGACTTCGAGCTCCAGAGTGAAATCCGGCGCGTGCGCGTGCTGGCCATCCAAACCGAGCCCGCCGAGCTGGCGGTGGACCCGGACGCCCCCGCGCTGCCCGGGCCCATGACGTTCAACGCGCTGGCGGTGACGCCGGACGCGCGCCCCGTCACCGTGCGCTACGCGCTGTGCCGCTTCACCGGCAACCCCTATGACGGGCGCTGCCCGGGGGACACCGACGTGCCCTTGCCGGACGGCACGCTGTCGCTCGCGGACGAGGACATCCAGGCGGTGCTGCTGGAGGCGCTGGCCGCTGGCGACCCGGGCGGCGGCGGGACGCTGGACCCGGAGGACCCCGCGCTGCGCGAGGCGCTGCTGCGCGGCATCCCGCTCTTCGTCGGCTACGAGGCCACTGACGGCAGCGGGACGCCGGAGGGCACCGAGCGCGGCGTGCGCCGGGTGACGCTGCGGGCCACCGCCACACCCAACCAGAACCCGGTGGTGTCGGACATCCTGTGGGACGGCGCGCCGCTCACCGGCCCGCTGCCCGTGTCGCGCGAGGTCACCTTCACGCCGGTGCTGGCCGAGGGCAGCGTCGAAACGGAGGAGACGGAAGAAGGGCCGCGCGCGGAGCCGCTCTTCTTCAGTTGGTTCGCCACCGGCGACGGCGAGGTGAAGGAGTTCCGCTCCCAGGCGCCCGTGGAGGGCCGGCCGGGTGACCCGACGTCGGCGTACGACACCCCCGC
Proteins encoded in this window:
- a CDS encoding OmpA/MotB family protein, encoding MRNRLVLAALVALSTTGCVSQGKYDAKALEAENFAKGLTDEKGAREAAEAKVKELEGKIAALEQEKEALNTRLATAESRLTANAAERRALEEKNAQLAALNEELARNTKKLAQAKEELEKRSSEYENLAQSLKQEISDGKIELSELKGKMTVQLKDKILFASGSARVGKEGDEALKKIADALKTVQGKIIRVEGHTDDVPTGGGQFASNWELSLARAMAVVRSLQDAGVDPTFLSAAGYGQYQPIAANDSAENRSLNRRIEIVLAPK
- a CDS encoding TonB-dependent receptor domain-containing protein, whose translation is MKILVAVLSLLVATGAAAQQDAGAPEAADAGAPQGVLTKPPALMRQVEAVYPPEAAAQQLEGTVVMWVDISETGAVSNVEVSRPAGHGFDEAAVEAVRQFQFEPAEVDGVPAPVRIEYAYQFVFRPPPLPEGEAAAVEPEAPVNFSGRALERGTRDALIGAEVVLPALERSAVTDEEGRFSFRGIPLGTHEVLVVQSGYERFRTQETFTEGQETRATYYVRKRIFGAFETVVRSERERKEVTQTTLQLAEVQRVPGTQGDTLKVVQNLPGVARPAFNGGQLVIRGTGPQESGVFLDGQRIPLLYHFGGLTSVYNSELLDAVDYLPGNFSAYYGDITGGVINVRSREPRTDRLHATVGVSLIESNAVLEGPITDTLSFAVAGRRSYIDLVLGLVPLGDDGPSLQVAPRYYDAQLKLVWKPRSRHTFTLQGLTSRDRLGLVFDRPADDDPTVTGDLNVTTGFNQLRLRHQYRADALTLDTHGLVGNTLVQFGIGDRGLRIASTDLNLRSTLEYAFGEQLTLAGGIDVVSNFARVTARIQGLSREGEPPTPTVTDEVLTADGDFLQYFPSTWVEARWRPVPNLLLVPGLRAESYIFTDQSQARRTFNPRLAVRYGLTDTLTLKGGAGVYHGPPVQDEPSVAFGNPDLRAKRSLQYSVGAEWQARPEWFVGGEVFYNDLNGLIVRSNATVVRGGQQVPERLNNAGVGRIYGLEVLVRRALTDRLFGWVSYTLSRSERRDAPGAGWRLFDNDQTHVLTAIASYKLPAGWELGARLRFASGNPTTPVVGSVRDDGSDVFIPLYAAVNSSRLPSFNQLDIRVDKNFAFEKWALNVYLDLTNAYNNPAVEGIAYNYNYTQSAFFEGLPILPIIGARGSF